In Sordaria macrospora chromosome 3, complete sequence, a single genomic region encodes these proteins:
- a CDS encoding ribosome biogenesis protein RLP24, protein MRVDPCFFCGRPAWPSKGITFMRNDGKSFRFCRSKCHKNFKMKRNPRKLKWTKAYRKNAGKEMVVDSTLQFAARRNVPVRYDRELFQKTVKAMERISEIRQRRERIFYKRRMAGKRAREVAAARKLVAENEHLLPRLRGSEKRRLAELAKETGQDVEELERDELAKKAASKKTKAFGGEVKRLRVRTDGGVEEISERVGGGNVVDEDDDNDDENDFEDVNDDDEMDTD, encoded by the exons ATGCGTGTCGATCCCTGTTTCTTTTGCGGCCGTCCGGCCTGGCCCTCCAAGGGCATTACCTTTATGCGTAACGATG GCAAGTCCTTCCGCTTCTGCCGCTCCAAATGCCACAAGAACTTCAAGATGAAGCGCAACCCCCGCAAGCTCAAGTGGACCAAGGCCTACCGCAAGAACGCCGgcaaggagatggtggtcGACAGCACCCTGCAGTTCGCCGCCCGCCGCAACGTGCCCGTCCGCTACGACCGCGAGCTCTTCCAGAAGACGGTCAAGGCCATGGAGCGCATCTCGGAGatccgccagcgccgcgAGCGCATCTTCTACAAGCGCCGCATGGCCGGCAAGCGCGCTCGCGaggtcgccgccgcccgcaaGCTGGTCGCCGAGAACGAGCACCTGCTCCCCCGCCTGCGCGGCTCCGAGAAGAGGAGACTGGCcgagctcgccaaggagACGGGCCAGGAcgtcgaggagctcgagcgcgacgagctggccaagaaggccgccagcaagaagaccaaggcgTTCGGCGGCGAGGTCAAGAGGCTCCGCGTCAGGACAGACGGCGGCGTGGAAGAGATCTCGGAGcgcgttggtggtggaaacgttgtcgatgaggatgatgacaatgacgacgagaacgaTTTCGAGGACGTtaacgacgatgacgagatgGACACCGACTGA
- a CDS encoding 60S ribosome subunit biogenesis protein NOP53 has product MPVLKPLSGDGEAPKQFKQPSRKGKKAWRKNVDVTEVEQGLDELNAQIIKGGVIAEKKSDELFAIDVKPDTEITKKLPKQFKKPLKADEILAQRSAVPAVSLKKRPASETSGKVTDGVLPSKRLRATYVTQKELTRLKRVADGHHTTTVEVVDATFDAWADPEEAKKKEVEETVYNFLPKVEKTKAPKTLTQQPISLAATGKQLPAVPKPKGDKSYNPAFTDYSERYQEELRKAEEAEKKRLEELEKERLKAEAAARSRAEAEAAEKRAELSEWEDDSAWEGAESDAEGLSSKKKRPERKTQAQRNKIKRRKAEEQRLKHEAAIKKKEAEAARVKQIAKELAEKERQLALQKAENGEEDDGSLEDDDDVELRRRQLGKFKLPEKDLELVLPDELQDSLRLLKPEGNLLKDRYRNLLLRGKVEARRHNPYKKQAKKQITEKWTFKDFTLQ; this is encoded by the exons ATGCCCGTTTTAAAACCTCTGTCGGGCGATGGCGAAGCCCCCAAGCAATTCAAGCAACCGTCGagaaagggcaagaaggcaTGGAGGAAGAATGTCGACGTTACAGAGGTCGAGCAGGGTCTCGATGAGTTGAACGCCCAGATCATCAAGGG TGGTGTCATTGCCGAAAAGAAGTCCGATGAACTCTTCGCCATCGACGTCAAGCCCGATACCGAAATCACAAAGAAGCTCCCCaagcagttcaagaagcCCTTGAAGGCCGACGAGATCCTCGCCCAGCGCTCTGCCGTCCCCGCCGTCTCTCTCAAGAAGCGCCCGGCTTCGGAAACCTCCGGCAAGGTCACCGACGGCGTCTTACCCTCCAAGCGTCTCCGTGCCACCTACGTCACCCAGAAGGAACTCACCCGCCTGAAGCGCGTCGCCGACGGCCACCACACCACTACCGTCGAGGTCGTCGACGCCACTTTCGACGCCTGGGCCGACCCggaggaagccaagaagaaggaggtcgaggagacgGTGTACAACTTCCTGCCCAAGGTcgagaagaccaaggccCCCAAGACGCTCACACAACAacccatctccctcgccgccaccggcaaGCAGCTCCCTGCCgtgcccaagcccaagggcGACAAGTCCTACAACCCCGCTTTCACCGACTACTCGGAGCGCTACCAGGAGGAGCtgcgcaaggccgaggaggccgagaagaagcgTCTGGAGGAACTCGAGAAGGAGCGTCTCAaggccgaagccgccgccagGTCGcgcgccgaagccgaggccgccgagaAGAGAGCCGAGCTGTCCGAGTGGGAGGATGATTCCGCCTGGGAAGGCGCCGAGAGCGACGCGGAGGGTTTGtcgtccaagaagaagcggccGGAGCGCAAGACGCAAGCGCAGCGCAACAAGATCAAGCGccgcaaggccgaggagcaGCGTCTGAAGCACGAGgcggccatcaagaagaaggaggccgaggccgcgCGGGTGAAGCAGATCGCCAAGGAActcgccgagaaggagaggcaGCTTGCGCTCCAAAAAGCCGAAAAtggcgaagaggacgacgGCAGTCtcgaggacgatgacgacgtCGAGCTCCGTCGCAGGCAACTAGGCAAGTTCAAGTTGCCGGAGAAGGACCTCGAGCTGGTCCTGCCGGACGAGCTGCAGGATTCGCTGAGGCTGCTCAAGCCCGAGGGTAACCTGCTCAAAGACAGGTACAGGAATTTGCTGCTTAGAGGCAAGGTGGAGGCGAGGAGACACAACCCGTACAAgaagcaggccaagaaaCAGATTACGGAGAAGTGGACTTTCAAGGATTTTACTTTGCAGTAA